Genomic DNA from Leptospira venezuelensis:
ATTTGGATAACCGATATTCATATATTACTGATCCTGCATACTGCGTTAGACAAACACAATTCTTTGGAGATACAATTAATCAAAAGAAGAAATACGAAATAAGTTTCATGCCACATTATCAATCCATTAGCTTTATCGATTGGGAAACGATTTGTAAGAAGTTGAAAATCCATCTGATTTCAAGTAAAAATGAGTTAGGGGTTGAGTTTACACTTAAAGAAATCGCGGCATCCAAATTTTTGATAACGGAAGCTATGCATGGTGCTATTTTAGCTGATACTTTTCGAGTGCCTTGGCATCGCCTCATTTTATCTACTCCCTATACTGAAGGTCCGTTAGTATCGGAATTCAAGTGGAATGATTGGCTCTTATCCATTAATAAGGCGGATAGCAGATCTACAGGGATTAAGTTATATGAGAAGTATTTGTTGGGAAAAATAATCAGCAAGGCAACTCTTAATAGAATTAATGTCGAATTTTTCGCGAAAAACGTCGTTCAGCGAAAAATTTTGCAGGCGCTCTCTCATGTCGAAACCTTTACTATATCGGACAATGAGGTAATTGATAAACTAGATAACCTTTTGGAGAAAGAAATTGAAAAAGTCAAAGAGATCCAAAAGAGTAGTTATAAAGACAAAGAGTAGCGTTCCGATTCAGTGACCATTGAATTAATTTCACCCAAAAATTCACTAGGTATTACAAGATACTGTAGAGACTTCGAATCGATTTTTAAATCGAAAGGTATAAACATAAAGTTTTTACAACAGCCTTCGAGTCCTGATTCTTTCGCACATTTTCATATAGGTAATAGTGGGCGAGAGCTATTAACTTCTGCTTTTCGCCATAGAAGAAAAGCGATCGTTACCATGCATGATGTTGTTCCGAGGCAGCCGATACTAAGGTTTTTTACAGAGCATATCCAATTATTTTTTCTTCGAAAACATAAGTTAGTGGTTCATTCCGAGTATGCGAAAAGACTTGCTACTCGATTAGGATATAATCAACCCATTGACGTACTTCCGATGGGACCTCATCCTTTAAACGATTCTTTAGATATAGAAAAATATGCCTCGATAAAAATGGAAAGAGCATCTCGGTTGAACGCTGAAGTAGAAGAGGGAAAAACAATCCTTCGTTTATGCCAACCAGGGGTTGCCAAAAAAGCTAAAGCGTTGCCTGAATTAGTAAAAGCTCTTTCGAAATATCCTCAAATTACCTTGGTAATTGCAGGGGGTGTGAAGGATAAAAAAACTAGAAAATTTATTCAGAAGTATAAGGGATCTAATTTAAAAGTGTTGGGCTATTGTGACGATGAAGTCCTAAATGATGAAATTCTAAAAGCCGATTATGTTACTTGTTTCCGAACTGATTCCGTAGGAGAGGCAAACGGGCCCTTGATTCTTTCACATTATTTAGGAGTTCCTGTTGTGGGCTGGTCTTTGGGTTCTATCCCAGAATACGAATTACCT
This window encodes:
- a CDS encoding glycosyltransferase, coding for MTIELISPKNSLGITRYCRDFESIFKSKGINIKFLQQPSSPDSFAHFHIGNSGRELLTSAFRHRRKAIVTMHDVVPRQPILRFFTEHIQLFFLRKHKLVVHSEYAKRLATRLGYNQPIDVLPMGPHPLNDSLDIEKYASIKMERASRLNAEVEEGKTILRLCQPGVAKKAKALPELVKALSKYPQITLVIAGGVKDKKTRKFIQKYKGSNLKVLGYCDDEVLNDEILKADYVTCFRTDSVGEANGPLILSHYLGVPVVGWSLGSIPEYELPGDRIFPEGTSIEEILGLLLYKDTFQKVKPEMLRSRVLEYWDLTFEKYKKMYYDLGWISP
- a CDS encoding polysaccharide pyruvyl transferase family protein — translated: MKFIYYKAKKGNFGDDLNPWLWEHLFGKEDESDGLDLVGIGSILFNNNKIFSKDRTKIVFGSGIRPMPDSFDPTGNWKILFLRGPLSSSYLDNRYSYITDPAYCVRQTQFFGDTINQKKKYEISFMPHYQSISFIDWETICKKLKIHLISSKNELGVEFTLKEIAASKFLITEAMHGAILADTFRVPWHRLILSTPYTEGPLVSEFKWNDWLLSINKADSRSTGIKLYEKYLLGKIISKATLNRINVEFFAKNVVQRKILQALSHVETFTISDNEVIDKLDNLLEKEIEKVKEIQKSSYKDKE